AACCTGGTTCGCTTGCAGCTCATGTCCTGAGCCTTGGGTGCGGCCTCACGGATGGCCTTGGTCTGGCCTTGATAGCTGCCGTCGTCCCATACCTTGCGTCCCTCGCCAGGCAGCCGATCCGGCAGCATGTGTACGTCCGAGACGTTGGCCGCCGACGTTGCTGCCAGATGTAGGTTCACCGCGTCGAGCATAGCGACGCCAAGGTCATGCTGTTGGAGCAGATGGCGGAAGCGCAGCACGCTCGTCTCATCTGGCGCCGGAGCCACGCCCGGGTCCACGCCAGCGAACCGCCGCAGCGTGGCGGACTCGTAAAAGGGCCACTCTTGGCACAGTCGAGCCGGCCTGTGAATACTTCCCGATGGAGTTGCGAAACCGCACCAATACCGGCCCGACTTACTTCGGGTGCGGTGGAATGCCCTCCATTGTGCTCTGACGGCGGTTAAGCTCGCGTTTAGGAAGTTCCGGAGATGAACGATCCTGTTGACATCCTGAAACGCCTCAAGCCCTAATCCCCAACTGCTAAATCTGCATCAGAAGCACTTGTCTGTGAACCGCCCACCGTGTCGGCTGCAAGACGGAAGCCATTCCCAAGTGAGGGTTCTGAACTCTTTGGTCGAACGAACGCCTCGATCACAACCAAATATTTTGAGGTAAGAGCAGGGGAGAATTATGAAAGCGCTTGTTTATCACGGACCGAAGAAAGTCTCGGTCGACACTGTTCCCGATCCAAAGATTGAAAAGCTTACCGATGTCATCATCAAGCTCACGACGACGAATATCTGCGGCTCCGACTTGCACATGTATGAAGGACGGACAGACGTTGAAAAGGGCAAGATCCTTGGTCATGAGAACCTGGGCGAAGTCGTCGAGGTCGGCAAAGCTGTCGACACCGTAAAGAAGGGCGACAAGGTCGTACTCCCCTTCAACATCGGCTGCGGCTTCTGCGCCAATTGCGAACATGGACTCACGGGCTATTGCCTGACCTGCGCGGATCCCAAGGTGATGCCGGGTATGGCTGGAGCTGCCTATGGCTTCGCCGGCATGGGGCCCTACCAGGGTGGGCAGGCTCAATATCTGCGTGTGCCCTACGCCGACTTCAACTGTCTTCAGCTTCCGCCGGACGTGGACGAGAAGGAAAACGACTATGTCATGCTGTCGGACATCTTCCCAACCGGCTGGCATTCCACGCGACTCGCCAACCTGGAGGCTGGCCAGTCCATTGTCATCTACGGGGCAGGACCGGTAGGCCTCATGGCTGCAATGTCGGCTCGCATTCAAGGCGCAGCCCAGATCTTTGTCGTAGACGGTCAGGAAGATCGTCTTGCCCTCGCAAAGCAAATTGGCGCAACTCCCATTAACACTAAGGACGGTGAGATCGGCGACCAGATCCGTGAGGCCACCGGTGGCTGGGGCGCTGATTGTGGCGCCGAATGCATCGGCTACCAGTGCCACAACTCGAAGGGTAAAGAAGTCCCTAACCTCGTCATGAACGCGCTTGTCGATGCGGTTAAAGCAACAGGACAGATCGGTGTC
This DNA window, taken from Granulicella tundricola MP5ACTX9, encodes the following:
- a CDS encoding glutathione-independent formaldehyde dehydrogenase; protein product: MKALVYHGPKKVSVDTVPDPKIEKLTDVIIKLTTTNICGSDLHMYEGRTDVEKGKILGHENLGEVVEVGKAVDTVKKGDKVVLPFNIGCGFCANCEHGLTGYCLTCADPKVMPGMAGAAYGFAGMGPYQGGQAQYLRVPYADFNCLQLPPDVDEKENDYVMLSDIFPTGWHSTRLANLEAGQSIVIYGAGPVGLMAAMSARIQGAAQIFVVDGQEDRLALAKQIGATPINTKDGEIGDQIREATGGWGADCGAECIGYQCHNSKGKEVPNLVMNALVDAVKATGQIGVVGVFVPQDPGSDDKLAQKGQIAFDMGKFWFKGQKVGTGQCNVKAYNRRLRDLIHQGKANPSIIISHSLPLSEAPDAYKHFDNRDHGWTKVILKPNAA